One segment of Spiroplasma cantharicola DNA contains the following:
- a CDS encoding ABC-2 family transporter permease: MKSIFFSLFIWITALLFSFLGIFLMQWNMFVVFSFEEEFAIFNALQILSLLSIGSFFAVGIVNFITKPNKITPIIYTIAAVFISAINLVYLSVLMSKIATPITIINSENIITSVISNAILLPLASFCALSSIITMFMFKIQTVNQSKPKQNSSYSQISSPANQGQPMMVKENTAAIKEFNSDFTSTPNEKTYNMVDKLARLKEDISSNKFRDSFTETPIDEVKVKAKPQQEELKVEQEVPVENIYPIEKENIQVQNDEPIIAQNERFIEEIEEPNDSFNNLLKRPNQKIAPINNLPKVEDLPPIGEPKDPYKQTIVPRRSAKREGEFNNPIGNIAKPLYVERKVRRTPKLDENYQGKVFLGDSDRIWEAMKNQERRIPQRAAKVAPLNPKANTLNGLKKSKSKSIEVDLDKILDPVNEQSSVDLRPTIDWDE, from the coding sequence ATGAAAAGTATATTTTTTAGCTTGTTTATTTGAATAACAGCTTTATTATTTAGTTTTTTGGGAATTTTTTTAATGCAATGAAACATGTTTGTTGTATTTTCCTTTGAAGAAGAGTTTGCGATTTTTAATGCACTGCAAATTCTTTCATTATTATCAATTGGGTCTTTTTTTGCAGTTGGAATAGTTAACTTTATTACAAAACCAAATAAGATAACACCAATTATTTATACAATAGCAGCAGTCTTTATAAGTGCAATTAACTTAGTTTATTTATCAGTTTTAATGTCAAAAATTGCTACACCAATTACTATCATTAATAGTGAGAATATTATTACAAGTGTTATTTCTAATGCTATATTATTGCCACTTGCTTCATTTTGTGCACTAAGTTCTATAATTACTATGTTTATGTTTAAAATACAAACAGTTAATCAATCAAAACCAAAACAAAATTCAAGCTATTCACAAATTTCATCACCAGCAAATCAAGGGCAACCTATGATGGTAAAAGAAAATACAGCTGCAATTAAAGAATTTAACTCTGATTTTACTTCAACACCTAATGAAAAAACATATAATATGGTAGATAAATTGGCACGTTTAAAAGAAGATATTAGCAGTAATAAGTTTAGAGATTCTTTTACAGAAACTCCTATAGATGAAGTAAAAGTTAAGGCTAAACCTCAACAAGAAGAGTTAAAAGTTGAGCAGGAAGTTCCTGTTGAAAATATTTATCCAATTGAAAAAGAAAATATTCAAGTTCAAAATGATGAACCTATAATAGCTCAAAATGAGCGATTTATTGAAGAAATTGAAGAGCCAAATGACTCATTTAATAACTTATTAAAGCGACCAAATCAAAAAATTGCACCAATTAATAATCTACCTAAGGTTGAGGATTTACCACCAATTGGTGAGCCTAAGGACCCATATAAGCAAACAATAGTACCTAGAAGATCTGCAAAAAGAGAAGGTGAATTTAATAATCCTATTGGAAATATTGCCAAACCATTATATGTTGAAAGAAAAGTTAGAAGAACTCCTAAACTTGATGAAAATTATCAAGGAAAAGTCTTTTTAGGAGATTCAGATAGAATCTGAGAAGCTATGAAAAATCAAGAAAGAAGAATACCTCAAAGAGCTGCTAAAGTAGCACCATTAAATCCTAAGGCAAATACATTAAATGGGCTAAAAAAGAGTAAATCAAAGAGTATAGAAGTCGATCTTGATAAGATTCTAGACCCAGTAAATGAGCAAAGTAGTGTAGATTTAAGACCAACAATTGATTGAGATGAATAA
- a CDS encoding type 1 glutamine amidotransferase domain-containing protein, whose amino-acid sequence MKVLIVLTNISTYGNTNKKTGLWLGEATEFIRELHPNFKIDFASPNGGKVPIDPRSIKMADKKSLEILKSENDFSNSISQSLSIKDVIKKKYDLIYFTGGHGVMWDFYNNPVIEELIRFNYENGAYISSVCHGIAALFNVKTSNGEFLIHKKKITGFTKTEEILSGKRRKVPFLNEQAAKNNGADFIKKRFFKSHVVVDGHIVTGQNPYSVIELAQTINKLLIKD is encoded by the coding sequence ATGAAAGTACTAATTGTATTAACTAATATTTCTACCTATGGAAATACTAATAAAAAAACTGGTTTGTGACTAGGAGAAGCTACAGAGTTTATTAGAGAGTTACATCCAAACTTTAAAATTGACTTTGCTAGTCCTAATGGAGGAAAAGTTCCAATAGATCCTAGAAGTATTAAAATGGCTGATAAAAAATCTTTGGAAATTCTAAAATCAGAAAATGACTTTTCAAATTCAATATCACAATCATTATCAATTAAAGATGTTATTAAGAAAAAATATGATCTAATTTATTTTACTGGTGGTCATGGGGTGATGTGAGACTTTTACAATAATCCTGTTATAGAAGAACTTATAAGATTTAACTATGAGAATGGTGCTTATATTAGTAGTGTTTGTCATGGTATTGCTGCATTATTTAATGTAAAAACTTCTAATGGTGAATTTTTAATTCATAAGAAAAAAATCACAGGTTTTACAAAGACTGAAGAAATATTAAGTGGTAAAAGAAGAAAAGTTCCATTTTTAAATGAGCAAGCTGCTAAAAATAACGGTGCAGATTTTATTAAAAAGCGTTTTTTTAAATCTCACGTTGTTGTTGATGGTCATATTGTTACTGGACAAAACCCTTACTCTGTAATTGAACTTGCACAAACAATAAATAAATTACTCATTAAAGATTAA
- the pheS gene encoding phenylalanine--tRNA ligase subunit alpha, which produces MLKKIDEILNSFNKQFNKIKTKDELELLKKEFAGKESPLIDILKKLKSASPEERKEAGMKANEIKVIISDKLNNLSEKFENQELKKILQNEKIDLSLTGVNLKVGTKHPLNLVIDEVSSIFTELGYEMIDGTEFETDEYCFQKLNMPIGHPARDMQDTFYIDKHTVLRTHATNMTARMLTQASKTGNINMAAVSYGNVYRRDDDDATHSHQFMQMDVFAIGEKISFANLKWVLEYMCKRLFSEDTIIRMRPSFFPFTEPSAEVDVRCINCNGEGCPICKYTGFIEILGSGMLAPEVLESNGLDPNKVTGLAFGVGIERLAMLKYGLKNIRDLYENDIRFLDQFKFFGD; this is translated from the coding sequence ATGTTAAAAAAAATAGATGAAATATTAAATAGTTTTAATAAACAATTCAATAAAATTAAAACAAAAGATGAATTAGAACTTTTAAAAAAGGAGTTTGCAGGTAAAGAATCTCCGCTAATAGATATTCTTAAAAAATTGAAATCAGCTTCTCCTGAAGAGAGAAAAGAAGCTGGGATGAAAGCAAATGAAATTAAAGTTATAATTTCTGATAAGTTAAATAATTTAAGTGAGAAATTTGAAAATCAAGAACTTAAAAAAATACTGCAAAATGAAAAAATTGATTTATCTTTAACAGGAGTTAATTTAAAAGTAGGAACAAAACACCCACTTAATCTTGTAATTGATGAAGTTTCTTCAATTTTTACTGAATTAGGTTATGAAATGATCGATGGAACAGAATTTGAAACAGATGAATATTGTTTTCAAAAATTAAATATGCCCATAGGTCATCCTGCAAGAGATATGCAAGATACATTTTATATAGATAAACATACAGTTTTAAGAACTCATGCGACTAATATGACAGCTAGAATGCTTACGCAAGCTTCAAAAACTGGAAACATTAACATGGCAGCTGTTAGTTATGGTAATGTTTATCGTCGTGATGATGATGATGCAACTCATTCACATCAATTTATGCAAATGGATGTATTTGCAATTGGAGAGAAAATCAGTTTTGCTAATTTAAAGTGGGTTTTGGAATATATGTGTAAACGTTTATTTTCAGAAGATACAATAATTAGAATGAGACCAAGTTTCTTTCCTTTTACCGAACCTTCAGCTGAAGTAGATGTAAGATGTATTAACTGTAATGGTGAGGGTTGTCCAATTTGTAAATATACTGGTTTTATTGAAATTTTAGGTTCAGGTATGTTAGCGCCAGAAGTATTAGAATCAAATGGATTAGATCCAAATAAAGTAACTGGCCTTGCTTTTGGAGTTGGAATTGAAAGGTTAGCAATGTTAAAATATGGTTTAAAAAATATTAGAGACTTATATGAAAATGATATTAGATTTTTAGACCAATTTAAATTCTTTGGAGATTAG
- a CDS encoding TrmH family RNA methyltransferase, whose translation MKITSVSNSLIEEVLSYKESKIQKEQKKYIIEGLKMVDLALQKEVVELLLVESKLIDKYRNFNNVIEISDNVSKKLSDLKTNQGIYAVCRIQKNQELKGNYLILDGIQDPGNLGTLIRSAFAFDFKNIICSNDCVSFYNPKVLRATQSNHFNLNLLNEDLNNFIDNLKQKNIIILGTLLKQKSDLLENIKNKRVALILGNEGQGISKEVSQRIDKNIVIKTNEELDSLNVGVAGSILMNIIYSL comes from the coding sequence ATTCTTTAATTGAAGAGGTTTTATCATATAAAGAAAGTAAAATTCAAAAAGAACAAAAAAAATACATTATTGAAGGCCTTAAAATGGTTGATTTAGCACTTCAAAAAGAAGTTGTTGAGTTACTTTTAGTTGAAAGTAAATTAATTGATAAATATAGGAATTTTAATAATGTTATTGAAATTTCAGATAATGTTTCTAAGAAATTAAGTGATCTTAAAACTAATCAAGGAATTTATGCAGTTTGTCGTATTCAAAAAAATCAAGAATTAAAAGGTAATTATCTTATTTTAGATGGCATTCAAGATCCTGGAAATTTAGGAACACTTATAAGAAGTGCTTTTGCTTTTGACTTTAAAAACATTATCTGTTCAAATGATTGTGTTAGTTTTTATAATCCCAAAGTTTTAAGAGCAACACAATCAAATCATTTTAATTTAAATCTTTTAAATGAAGATTTAAACAATTTCATAGATAATTTAAAGCAAAAGAATATAATAATTTTAGGAACTTTATTGAAACAAAAAAGTGATTTACTTGAAAATATTAAGAATAAAAGAGTAGCATTAATTCTTGGCAATGAAGGGCAAGGAATATCAAAAGAAGTTTCTCAAAGAATTGATAAGAATATAGTAATTAAAACTAATGAGGAACTTGATAGTTTAAATGTAGGAGTGGCAGGTTCAATATTAATGAATATTATTTATTCACTTTAG
- a CDS encoding NADP-dependent glyceraldehyde-3-phosphate dehydrogenase: protein MRQYNALINNKLIDNGQWLEIINPATLTVAGKVSALSAKDINDAFKVARKAQKAWEEKTLLDRINALKKFRDLIDQNKQEISKIISEEIAKNLKESLAEVVRTIEIIDYTFEEAKRIEPSAFTGEGMGAQNKIGIFSRVAKGVVLAISPFNYPFNLALAKIIPALVMGNTVVFKPATAGSLVGTFLSKLVIESNLPKGIFNIVTGRGREIGDIITSNPEIDMISFTGSVGIGNQIRKNGSTTDLVLELGGKDPALVLDDLNLDKYCDEIINGAFGYSGQRCTAVKRVLVSNKIADKLVPLLKAKLESLSVGMPKDNAFITPVIDEKSADFIQTLIDDAKEKGAKIVTGDKRKKNLMWPTLIDNVTLDMKVAWEEPFGPVLPIIRIDSIEEMIEISNNSQFGLQASIFCQDISKAIQTAKKIKTGTVNINSKPSRGPDSFPFLGIKDSGEGVQGIRESLLSMTRYMGLVINY, encoded by the coding sequence ATGAGACAATATAATGCATTGATTAATAATAAATTAATTGATAATGGACAATGATTAGAAATAATCAATCCAGCAACTTTAACTGTTGCAGGTAAAGTTAGTGCTCTAAGTGCTAAAGATATAAATGATGCTTTTAAAGTAGCAAGAAAGGCACAGAAAGCTTGAGAAGAAAAAACTTTATTAGATAGAATTAATGCTCTAAAGAAATTTAGAGATTTAATTGATCAAAATAAACAAGAGATTTCTAAAATAATCTCAGAAGAAATTGCAAAAAATTTAAAAGAATCATTAGCAGAAGTTGTTAGAACAATTGAAATTATTGACTATACTTTTGAAGAAGCTAAAAGAATTGAACCTTCAGCATTTACTGGTGAAGGTATGGGTGCACAAAATAAAATTGGAATATTTTCAAGGGTTGCAAAAGGAGTAGTTTTAGCTATTTCACCTTTTAATTATCCATTTAATTTAGCATTAGCTAAAATAATCCCAGCATTAGTAATGGGAAATACTGTAGTATTTAAGCCAGCAACTGCAGGGAGTTTGGTAGGAACTTTCTTATCTAAGTTAGTTATTGAATCTAATTTACCCAAAGGGATTTTTAATATTGTTACAGGAAGAGGGAGAGAAATAGGAGATATTATTACTTCAAATCCTGAAATTGATATGATTTCTTTTACAGGAAGTGTGGGAATTGGAAATCAAATTAGAAAAAATGGTAGTACCACTGATTTAGTTTTAGAACTTGGTGGAAAAGATCCTGCTTTAGTTTTAGATGATTTAAATCTTGATAAATATTGTGATGAAATAATTAATGGAGCTTTTGGCTATTCTGGGCAAAGATGTACTGCTGTAAAACGAGTTTTAGTAAGTAATAAAATTGCAGATAAGTTAGTGCCATTGTTAAAAGCAAAATTGGAGTCATTAAGTGTGGGAATGCCAAAAGACAATGCATTTATTACGCCTGTAATTGATGAAAAATCAGCTGATTTTATTCAAACTTTAATAGATGATGCAAAAGAAAAAGGAGCAAAAATAGTAACTGGTGATAAAAGAAAGAAAAATTTAATGTGACCAACATTGATTGACAATGTTACATTAGATATGAAAGTTGCTTGAGAAGAACCTTTTGGACCTGTCTTGCCAATTATAAGAATTGATTCAATAGAAGAAATGATTGAAATTTCTAATAATTCACAATTTGGTTTACAAGCAAGTATTTTTTGCCAAGATATTTCCAAAGCAATCCAAACCGCTAAAAAAATTAAAACAGGAACAGTTAATATTAATTCAAAACCGTCTAGGGGACCTGATAGTTTTCCATTCTTAGGAATTAAAGATTCAGGTGAAGGAGTTCAAGGAATTAGAGAATCATTGTTGAGTATGACAAGATATATGGGATTAGTTATTAATTATTAA